In Hevea brasiliensis isolate MT/VB/25A 57/8 chromosome 13, ASM3005281v1, whole genome shotgun sequence, a single genomic region encodes these proteins:
- the LOC110654292 gene encoding putative glucose-6-phosphate 1-epimerase yields the protein MATGSDRVAVELCKGINGLDKVVLRESRGSSVEVYLYGGQVTSWKNDHGEELLFVSSKAIFKPPKAIRGGIPICFPQFGSHGGLEQHGFARNRVWSIDTDPPPFPTVSSNKAFIDLILKPTEEDMKIWPHSFEFRLRVALGPGGDLMLTSRIRNTNADGKPFSFTFAYHTYFSVSDISEVRVEGLETLDYLDNLQSKERFTEQGDAITFESEIDKIYLSTPTKIAILDHEKKRTFVLRKDGLPDAVVWNPWDRKAKAMADFGDDEYKHMLCVEAAAVEKPITLKPGEEWRGRLELSAVPSSYCSGQLDPRKVLLSS from the exons ATGGCTACGGGCAGCGATAGGGTGGCAGTCGAGCTCTGTAAAGGCATCAATGGTCTCGACAAAGTTGTTCTCCGTGAGTCTCGTGGCAGTTCTGTTGAG GTATACTTGTATGGTGGTCAAGTAACATCTTGGAAAAATGACCATGGCGAGGAGTTGCTTTTTGTTAGCAGTAAG GCTATATTTAAACCTCCAAAGGCAATTCGTGGAGGCATTCCAATATGCTTTCCTCAA TTTGGGAGTCATGGTGGTCTTGAGCAGCATGGCTTTGCGAGGAATAGAGTTTGGAGCATTGACACTGACCCGCCTCCTTTTCCAACTGTTTCTTCAAATAAGGCCTTTATTGATTTGATCCTTAAGCCCACTGAAGAAGATATGAAGATCTGGCCTCACAG TTTTGAGTTCCGTTTGAGGGTGGCTTTGGGACCTGGTGGAGATCTGATGCTGACATCACGCATAAGGAATACCAATGCTGATGGAAAGCCATTTTCATTCACATTTGCATACCACACTTACTTCTCTGTTTCAGACATCAG TGAAGTTCGGGTTGAAGGCTTGGAAACGCTGGATTATCTTGACAACCTACAGAGCAAGGAGCGTTTTACCGAGCAAGGGGATGCTATAACTTTTGAATCAGAA ATTGACAAGATATATCTCAGCACTCCTACAAAGATAGCAATTCTGGATCATGAAAAAAAGAGAACATTTGTTCTACGCAAGGATGGACTGCCAGATGCTG TGGTGTGGAATCCATGGGATAGGAAGGCAAAGGCAATGGCTGATTTTGGAGATGATGAATACAAGCACATGTTGTGTGTGGAAGCCGCTGCAGTTGAAAAGCCTATTACATTAAAACCTGGGGAAGAATGGAGAGGAAGACTTGAACTTTCTGCTGTTCCTTCCAGTTACTGTAGTGGCCAACTTGATCCTCGGAAGGTTCTCCTGAGCAGCTGA